In Phragmitibacter flavus, a single genomic region encodes these proteins:
- a CDS encoding MJ1477/TM1410 family putative glycoside hydrolase: MAHRTISTTALALLLVLAQSSQADQPTFAPRSFAYVLQADQLNKNRAEATQQLATSDRDLIVMDQAYSSTANGDWTTEEIATIRSGKPDRRVVAYLSIGEAEDYRPYWQKHWDADKDGRPDPTAPSFLNIENPDWKGNYRVRYWQPEWQKIILPIIDRIVAQGFDGIYLDIVDAYEFYEYDAPKKAWLDHRPNPETGNTYRQDMIAWISAIADRSRTRKKDFLVIPQNAASLLEDKNYRELISGIAIEDLFVEDATLRTEKESRYIISFLEKLKPHNKPILVVDYPQSEAIHASAFELAEKNGFVLLLTDRPLTTLGQSK, translated from the coding sequence ATGGCTCATCGCACCATTTCCACGACCGCCCTCGCCCTCCTGCTCGTCCTCGCCCAGAGTTCGCAAGCTGACCAACCGACGTTTGCGCCTCGATCCTTCGCCTATGTGCTGCAAGCCGATCAACTGAACAAAAATCGTGCTGAAGCAACCCAACAGCTCGCCACCAGCGACCGCGATCTGATCGTCATGGATCAGGCCTACAGCTCCACTGCCAACGGCGACTGGACCACGGAGGAGATCGCCACGATCCGAAGCGGCAAACCCGATCGACGTGTCGTAGCCTACTTGTCCATCGGCGAGGCGGAAGACTACCGCCCTTACTGGCAAAAACACTGGGACGCCGACAAAGATGGTCGCCCCGATCCAACCGCACCATCCTTCCTCAACATCGAAAATCCCGACTGGAAAGGCAACTATCGCGTGCGCTACTGGCAACCCGAATGGCAAAAAATCATCCTTCCGATCATCGACAGGATCGTCGCACAAGGATTTGACGGCATCTATCTCGACATTGTCGATGCCTATGAGTTCTACGAATACGATGCTCCAAAAAAAGCCTGGCTCGATCACCGTCCCAATCCTGAAACCGGCAACACCTACCGTCAGGACATGATTGCCTGGATCAGCGCGATTGCCGATCGGTCACGAACCCGGAAAAAGGATTTTTTGGTCATTCCCCAAAACGCGGCCTCGTTGCTTGAAGACAAAAACTACCGCGAACTCATCAGCGGCATTGCCATTGAAGATCTGTTTGTGGAGGACGCCACACTCCGCACTGAAAAGGAATCGCGCTACATCATCAGCTTTCTGGAAAAGCTCAAACCGCACAACAAACCCATCCTTGTGGTCGACTATCCCCAATCCGAGGCCATTCATGCCTCCGCCTTTGAACTCGCGGAAAAAAATGGCTTCGTCCTATTGCTCACCGACCGTCCATTAACCACCTTGGGCCAGTCCAAGTAG
- a CDS encoding Gfo/Idh/MocA family protein yields MKRISRPTRRHFLQSGVAALGFPAIVPSSVFGQNAPSNRITMGIVGWGMMGPGNARNFLGQPDCQIVAACDVDKRNLNAAVNTINESYKNTDCKAYADYRELMARKDIDTVMLALPDNWHALTAIEAAKNGKDIYGEKPLARTIAEQQAIVSAVQRFGRIFQTGSQQRSDNRFRIAAEIVANGLIGKLKEVHVGLPSGHNDFAKTGDKTAVTPPPAELDYDMWIGPAKMQDYIEARVHKNWRWDYNIGAGQLIDWIGHHCDIAHWGMGADQTGPIEVTPIEAQFPPADAVWNTATKYRSECKYADGTVMTIAGGSPDIKMGTKWIGADGWVWVDRGGFDASRDDIRKAVKRRVKDKDGKETIVDGFEAPKLGDDVIKTRLYETPGHHRNFLDSVKSRKPTVCPAETGHRSAVPGHLSLIALQLNRPIKWDPEKEQILNDPEATAKLGREYRGPWKLEA; encoded by the coding sequence ATGAAGCGCATTTCCCGTCCCACACGACGTCATTTTCTCCAATCTGGCGTAGCCGCACTCGGCTTTCCGGCCATCGTTCCCTCCAGCGTTTTCGGGCAAAACGCCCCCAGCAACCGCATCACCATGGGCATCGTCGGCTGGGGCATGATGGGACCCGGCAACGCCCGCAATTTCCTCGGTCAACCCGACTGCCAGATCGTCGCCGCATGCGATGTCGACAAACGCAATCTCAACGCCGCCGTCAACACCATCAACGAAAGCTACAAAAATACCGACTGCAAAGCCTACGCCGACTACCGCGAACTGATGGCGCGCAAGGACATCGACACCGTGATGCTTGCGCTGCCCGACAACTGGCATGCCCTCACCGCCATCGAAGCCGCCAAGAACGGCAAGGACATCTACGGCGAAAAACCGCTCGCCCGCACCATCGCCGAACAACAGGCCATCGTCAGTGCCGTCCAGCGCTTCGGCCGCATCTTCCAAACCGGCTCCCAACAACGATCCGACAACCGCTTCCGCATCGCTGCCGAAATCGTCGCCAACGGCCTTATCGGCAAACTCAAGGAAGTCCATGTCGGACTCCCCTCCGGTCACAACGACTTCGCCAAAACGGGCGACAAAACCGCCGTCACCCCACCGCCTGCCGAACTCGATTACGACATGTGGATCGGACCCGCCAAAATGCAGGACTACATCGAAGCCCGCGTCCATAAAAACTGGCGATGGGACTACAACATCGGCGCCGGACAGCTCATCGACTGGATCGGACATCATTGCGACATCGCCCACTGGGGCATGGGAGCTGACCAAACCGGCCCCATCGAAGTCACTCCCATCGAAGCCCAGTTCCCCCCTGCCGACGCCGTCTGGAACACCGCCACCAAATACCGCAGCGAATGCAAATACGCCGACGGCACGGTCATGACCATCGCCGGAGGTTCTCCCGACATCAAAATGGGCACCAAATGGATCGGAGCCGACGGTTGGGTCTGGGTTGACCGCGGAGGTTTTGATGCCTCCCGCGACGACATCCGCAAAGCCGTCAAACGCCGCGTCAAAGACAAGGACGGCAAGGAAACCATCGTCGACGGCTTCGAAGCCCCCAAACTTGGCGACGACGTCATCAAGACCCGTCTTTACGAAACTCCCGGCCATCACCGCAACTTCCTCGACAGCGTGAAGTCCCGCAAACCCACCGTCTGTCCCGCCGAAACCGGCCACCGCAGCGCCGTTCCCGGCCACCTGTCATTGATCGCCCTTCAACTCAACCGCCCCATCAAATGGGACCCCGAGAAAGAACAAATCCTCAATGATCCCGAAGCCACCGCCAAACTCGGTCGCGAATATCGCGGTCCGTGGAAGCTCGAAGCGTAA